From the genome of Verrucomicrobiia bacterium, one region includes:
- a CDS encoding response regulator has protein sequence MSEIPKPLVLVVDDEPQIRRLLTVTLEANGYRVLAAGSGSAGLALAAQHRPAIIVLDLGLPDLSGQEVLRRIREWSRVPVVILSVQDDEAGKVAALDGGADDYVTKPFNSAELLARLRVALRHATQPEAERVYQAENVVVDLATRQVTVKGRSVSLTATEYNLLRLLVRHAGRVITHRQLLTEVWGPGAVEQTHYLRVYVAHLREKLEADPAQPTLILTEPGIGYRLQAAG, from the coding sequence ATGAGCGAAATTCCGAAACCCCTGGTGTTGGTCGTGGATGACGAGCCGCAAATCCGGCGGCTGTTGACCGTGACGCTGGAGGCCAATGGCTACCGCGTGCTGGCCGCCGGCAGCGGCAGTGCGGGTCTCGCGCTGGCGGCGCAACATCGTCCCGCCATCATCGTCCTCGACCTCGGCCTGCCCGATCTTTCAGGGCAGGAAGTGCTGCGGCGCATTCGCGAATGGAGCCGCGTGCCGGTGGTGATTCTCTCCGTGCAGGACGACGAGGCCGGCAAGGTCGCAGCGCTGGACGGCGGCGCAGATGACTATGTCACCAAGCCGTTCAATTCAGCGGAATTGCTCGCGCGCCTCCGGGTGGCGTTGCGGCATGCCACCCAGCCGGAAGCGGAACGGGTTTATCAGGCGGAAAACGTGGTGGTGGATCTGGCCACCCGCCAGGTGACGGTGAAGGGCAGGTCGGTCAGCCTGACCGCCACCGAATACAATCTGCTGCGCCTGCTGGTGCGTCATGCCGGCCGGGTGATCACGCATCGCCAGCTTTTGACGGAAGTTTGGGGGCCCGGCGCGGTGGAGCAGACGCACTATCTGCGGGTGTATGTGGCGCACCTGCGGGAAAAACTGGAGGCCGATCCCGCCCAGCCAACGCTGATTCTGACGGAGCCGGGCATTGGCTACCGGTTGCAGGCCGCGGGCTGA